A single window of Anaerobacillus alkaliphilus DNA harbors:
- a CDS encoding electron transfer flavoprotein subunit alpha/FixB family protein yields the protein MNIEEYKGVWVFIEQIEGNVVGVSLELLGAGRALADKLEVDLCGVLLGHNVNEIPSQLFEYGADKVYMIDDPILEQYRSETYMKAVGDLVRKYKPEIFLYGATANGKDLASAVATEVMTGLTADTTMLDIDLDKRLFEASRPAFGGNIMATILCKKHRPQMATVRSKVMKALEPQPGRTGEVIEETISVKEEDLRTKVLQIVRDTSKKVNLADAEIIVAAGKGVKDANGFKLVCDLADVLHATVGASRDVVEAGLIGHAHQVGQTGETVTPKLYFAIGISGAVQHVVGMNNSETIIAINNDPEAQIFNAAHYGIVGDLFEIVPMLTEEFRAALKEVGGVTVHA from the coding sequence ATGAACATTGAAGAATACAAAGGTGTCTGGGTATTTATTGAGCAGATCGAAGGAAATGTCGTAGGTGTATCGCTAGAATTATTAGGAGCAGGTCGTGCGTTGGCTGATAAATTAGAGGTTGATCTGTGTGGAGTTTTATTAGGACACAACGTTAACGAAATTCCCTCACAATTATTTGAATATGGTGCAGACAAAGTTTATATGATTGACGACCCGATTCTAGAACAGTATCGCTCTGAAACCTATATGAAGGCTGTCGGGGACCTAGTCCGTAAGTATAAGCCAGAAATATTCCTGTATGGGGCTACCGCAAACGGTAAGGATTTAGCTAGTGCTGTTGCTACGGAAGTTATGACAGGTCTAACAGCAGACACTACAATGCTAGACATTGATCTTGATAAGCGCCTATTCGAAGCAAGTCGCCCTGCGTTTGGTGGAAACATTATGGCGACAATTCTTTGTAAGAAACACCGCCCGCAAATGGCTACCGTTCGTTCGAAAGTAATGAAGGCTTTAGAACCACAACCAGGTCGAACAGGTGAGGTAATAGAAGAAACGATTAGTGTAAAAGAAGAAGACTTACGGACTAAGGTATTACAAATTGTTCGTGATACGAGTAAAAAAGTAAACCTCGCTGATGCTGAAATTATCGTTGCCGCAGGAAAAGGTGTGAAAGATGCAAATGGCTTTAAACTTGTGTGTGATTTAGCAGACGTTCTACATGCTACGGTAGGGGCAAGTCGTGATGTTGTTGAAGCTGGATTAATTGGTCATGCACACCAAGTCGGGCAAACAGGAGAAACCGTTACGCCCAAGTTATATTTTGCCATTGGAATTTCAGGGGCCGTTCAGCATGTGGTTGGAATGAACAACTCTGAGACGATTATTGCGATAAATAATGATCCGGAAGCACAAATTTTTAATGCCGCTCATTATGGTATTGTTGGTGATTTATTTGAAATTGTACCAATGTTAACTGAAGAATTTCGCGCTGCATTAAAAGAAGTTGGAGGTGTCACAGTCCATGCCTGA
- a CDS encoding electron transfer flavoprotein subunit beta/FixA family protein — translation MHIVVCIKQVPDTKIIKVNPKTNTLDRSSAPAILNPYDAHAVEEAVRLRDQHGGKVTVLSMGPPQAVNAIKKCIEIGADEGVLISDRSFAGADTLATSYALTKAIEKIQKSEPISLVLCGKHAIDGDTGQVGPGIARRMTIPPITNVLQIEKVDLNESKVEIRRKIENGYEIIESQMPCLLTVEKEINEVSYSPLPNMIKAARYQPTVWAVKDLDDVDMSQLGMKGSPTIVGKMWPPAKSEGAKRIEGDAKSQVKQLVLIVLEKRELFEQKGGR, via the coding sequence ATGCATATAGTCGTTTGTATTAAGCAAGTACCAGATACAAAGATTATCAAAGTCAACCCTAAAACGAACACGCTTGATCGTTCAAGTGCACCTGCAATCTTAAATCCGTACGATGCGCATGCTGTAGAAGAAGCTGTTAGGTTACGAGACCAGCATGGTGGGAAGGTAACCGTTCTCTCAATGGGACCTCCCCAAGCGGTAAATGCCATTAAGAAGTGTATTGAAATTGGTGCTGATGAAGGTGTCTTAATTTCTGACCGATCATTTGCCGGTGCTGATACGTTAGCAACAAGTTATGCATTAACAAAAGCAATTGAAAAAATCCAAAAAAGCGAGCCGATCTCCTTAGTCTTATGTGGCAAACACGCCATCGACGGTGATACAGGTCAAGTAGGACCAGGGATTGCTAGACGTATGACAATTCCACCTATCACAAATGTTCTTCAAATTGAAAAAGTAGATTTGAACGAGAGCAAAGTGGAAATTCGTCGCAAAATTGAAAATGGCTATGAAATCATTGAGTCACAAATGCCTTGTCTACTAACAGTAGAAAAAGAGATTAACGAAGTTTCCTATTCTCCATTGCCAAACATGATCAAAGCGGCAAGATATCAACCGACTGTGTGGGCTGTTAAAGACCTTGACGATGTGGATATGAGTCAGTTAGGAATGAAAGGATCACCAACGATTGTAGGAAAAATGTGGCCACCAGCTAAGAGTGAAGGAGCAAAGCGTATAGAGGGCGATGCAAAATCACAAGTTAAGCAACTTGTTTTAATAGTTCTTGAAAAACGTGAGCTATTTGAACAGAAAGGTGGAAGATGA
- a CDS encoding S-ribosylhomocysteine lyase has protein sequence MPSVESFELDHNLVKAPYVRHCGTHNVGTDGVVNKFDIRFCQPNKQAMKPDVIHTLEHLLAINIRRFTEKYDHFDVIDVSPMGCQTGYYLIVSGNPSVDEVIDVMEAALTYSLEIEVVPAATEKECGQAKLHDLDGAKRLMKHWLNHDKETLRTVF, from the coding sequence ATGCCATCCGTAGAAAGCTTTGAGTTAGATCATAATCTTGTAAAAGCACCTTATGTTCGTCATTGTGGAACCCATAATGTAGGCACTGACGGTGTAGTCAACAAGTTTGACATTCGTTTTTGTCAACCAAATAAACAAGCGATGAAACCAGACGTCATTCATACGTTAGAACACTTACTAGCAATTAATATTCGTAGATTTACAGAAAAGTATGACCATTTTGATGTAATTGATGTGTCACCAATGGGGTGTCAAACTGGTTATTATTTAATTGTTAGTGGAAACCCCTCCGTTGATGAAGTCATTGATGTTATGGAAGCTGCGTTAACATATAGTCTAGAAATTGAAGTAGTTCCAGCTGCCACAGAAAAAGAGTGTGGGCAGGCAAAACTCCATGATCTTGATGGGGCAAAGCGTTTAATGAAACATTGGTTAAATCATGATAAGGAAACATTAAGAACAGTCTTTTAA
- a CDS encoding DUF3006 domain-containing protein: protein MKGVIDRIVDGKWAVLLVGDEEKEYNVPLVSLPSNAKQGSIVQLELENEEITKIVILEDETTSEHERINDKLNVLRSRKKSNFKR, encoded by the coding sequence TTGAAAGGTGTAATTGATCGTATTGTCGATGGTAAGTGGGCGGTATTGCTTGTTGGAGATGAGGAGAAAGAATATAATGTTCCATTGGTAAGTCTACCTTCAAACGCGAAACAAGGTAGTATTGTACAACTAGAACTTGAAAACGAGGAAATTACAAAAATCGTTATTCTTGAGGATGAAACAACGAGTGAGCATGAGAGAATAAACGATAAACTAAATGTATTAAGATCACGAAAAAAGAGTAATTTTAAGCGTTAA
- a CDS encoding ABC transporter permease subunit has product MRQWLLLFSKEQKEMLRNYKWIWVPLVFIILGMTQPITSYYLPEILENLGGLPEGAVFEIPVPTASEVLVGTLGQFSQIGILILVLATMGIVASERISGSFVMILVKPVSYTAYLTAKWASIVAFAVSSFLLGYLFSAYYTYILMGEFVVRDMLLGAVVYSLWLIFIMTLVLFFSSIMKSIGAIAFLTLGTTMVLSVITSLLMKYMYWSPARLSTHSNAIITSGNGSEYFWVSLVVTVGFIVALLLLSIQLFKKKELVS; this is encoded by the coding sequence ATGAGACAGTGGTTACTACTATTTTCAAAAGAACAAAAAGAAATGCTAAGAAATTATAAATGGATATGGGTTCCTTTAGTCTTTATCATCTTAGGGATGACACAGCCGATAACAAGCTATTATCTTCCAGAGATACTTGAAAACCTTGGTGGCCTACCAGAAGGAGCCGTATTTGAAATCCCAGTCCCTACGGCATCAGAAGTATTAGTAGGTACGCTAGGACAGTTTTCACAAATAGGTATATTAATTTTAGTATTAGCAACAATGGGTATTGTTGCTAGTGAGCGCATATCAGGATCATTTGTTATGATCCTAGTAAAACCAGTCTCATATACGGCTTATCTTACAGCGAAATGGGCAAGTATTGTCGCATTTGCGGTTTCAAGTTTTCTGCTAGGCTATCTCTTTTCTGCTTACTACACCTACATACTAATGGGCGAATTTGTAGTAAGAGATATGCTTCTTGGTGCTGTTGTGTATTCCCTATGGTTAATTTTTATTATGACATTGGTGTTATTCTTTAGCTCAATCATGAAGAGTATTGGTGCAATTGCATTTCTGACACTAGGAACAACTATGGTACTTTCAGTCATCACCAGCCTTTTAATGAAATATATGTATTGGAGTCCTGCTCGATTATCGACACATAGCAATGCCATTATCACTTCTGGAAATGGATCTGAGTATTTTTGGGTAAGCTTGGTAGTGACAGTTGGTTTCATTGTTGCTTTATTACTATTATCAATTCAGTTATTTAAAAAGAAAGAGCTGGTTAGTTAA
- a CDS encoding ABC transporter ATP-binding protein has protein sequence MSLVSITGLTKKFGSNVAVNQLNLELQKGVCTALLGPNGAGKTTTLSMLSGIMKPTSGEINFDQGANGDFRKYIGYLPQYPVFYGWMTGLEYLQYVGQLAGLSKPEATKKADELLEMVGIAEAKKRKIAGYSGGMKQRLGIAQALMNDPILLILDEPVSALDPIGRREVLTLMQQLKEKKTILFSTHVLHDAEEICDYIYIIKNGEMAISGTLDQLQSDHQQPTIYIEGERELEEWVPTIRDFPFVSELVCNSSKTITVTVTDVEEARRELLNYFVSVDAPIRKFELVRTSLEDLFLKVAKK, from the coding sequence ATGAGTCTCGTATCAATTACAGGGTTAACGAAAAAATTTGGAAGTAATGTGGCTGTTAACCAATTAAATTTGGAATTGCAAAAAGGAGTGTGTACCGCGTTACTTGGACCAAATGGTGCTGGAAAAACAACAACATTAAGTATGCTGTCAGGCATTATGAAACCAACAAGTGGCGAAATTAATTTTGATCAGGGAGCTAACGGAGATTTTCGAAAGTATATTGGGTACTTGCCTCAATATCCAGTTTTTTATGGTTGGATGACAGGTTTGGAGTACTTGCAATACGTAGGCCAGTTAGCTGGCCTCTCCAAACCTGAAGCAACCAAAAAGGCTGATGAGCTACTTGAAATGGTCGGAATAGCTGAAGCAAAGAAACGAAAAATTGCCGGCTATTCAGGTGGTATGAAGCAGCGTTTAGGAATTGCCCAAGCGTTAATGAACGATCCAATTTTACTCATATTAGATGAACCTGTGTCAGCACTTGATCCAATCGGTAGACGGGAAGTATTAACTCTTATGCAACAATTAAAAGAGAAAAAAACGATTTTATTTTCAACTCATGTTCTGCATGATGCCGAGGAAATCTGTGACTATATCTACATTATTAAAAACGGCGAGATGGCTATTAGTGGAACGTTGGACCAATTGCAAAGTGATCATCAGCAACCAACGATTTATATCGAGGGTGAGCGCGAATTAGAGGAGTGGGTCCCGACAATTCGCGACTTTCCTTTTGTGTCTGAGTTAGTTTGTAACTCTTCGAAGACCATCACAGTAACGGTTACTGATGTGGAAGAAGCGAGACGAGAACTGCTAAATTACTTCGTAAGTGTAGACGCTCCAATTCGAAAGTTTGAGCTAGTAAGGACTTCTTTGGAAGATCTTTTCTTGAAGGTGGCAAAAAAATGA
- a CDS encoding PLD nuclease N-terminal domain-containing protein yields the protein MDLSSINWALIAPIIVIQLILMVIALIDCVKIERTNGPKVMWIFIIILINIFGPIAYFLFGRRVE from the coding sequence ATGGACTTATCTTCAATTAACTGGGCACTAATCGCCCCAATCATTGTTATTCAATTAATCTTAATGGTTATTGCCCTCATCGATTGTGTGAAAATTGAACGTACAAACGGACCGAAAGTTATGTGGATCTTCATTATTATTTTGATCAATATTTTTGGTCCAATCGCCTATTTCCTTTTTGGAAGAAGGGTTGAGTAA